One stretch of Penaeus vannamei isolate JL-2024 chromosome 7, ASM4276789v1, whole genome shotgun sequence DNA includes these proteins:
- the LOC113823354 gene encoding PRADC1-like protein isoform X1, with amino-acid sequence MWKNVIISLFLAVGFCPYECVRQEMFSNAIWNEATIYDFIEDDIFFEIIYPEELSYTYRLRQAKDFGVSFSHVLKSVRLVLADPLECCSLPYNAMDLQGAVALVSRGDCSFVSKAVKAEQSGAIAVIVMDNNADNDELYIEMVDDNTNREPAIPAAFLLGRSGFMITKTLRDMHMEAAVINIPVNLTSVPFHKLNQPPWILW; translated from the exons ATGTGGAAGAACGTTATAATAAGCCTGTTTTTAGCCGTGGGATTCTGTCCTTATGAGTGCGTCCGGCAGGAGATGT TTTCAAATGCAATATGGAATGAAGCTACTATTTATGACTTTATAGAAGATGATATATTTTTTGAAATCATCTATCCTGAAGAACTAAGCTACACATATCGGCTGAGGCAAGCGAAGGACTTTGGGGTGTCTTTT AGTCATGTACTTAAGAGCGTAAGACTTGTGTTAGCAGATCCACTAGAATGCTGTTCGTTACCCTATAATGCAATGGATCTGCAAGGGGCAGTTGCACTGGTATCGAGAGG AGATTGTTCCTTTGTCAGCAAGGCTGTAAAGGCAGAGCAGTCAGGGGCTATTGCAGTCATTGTTATGgacaacaatgctgataatgatgaactATATATTGAGATGGTGGATGACAACACCAACAGGGAACCTGCAATTCCAGCAGCATTCTTGCTTGGTAGAAGTGG ATTCATGATAACGAAGACTTTACGTGATATGCACATGGAAGCAGCTGTAATCAACATTCCTGTTAACCTTACATCGGTACCGTTCCATAAATTAAATCAGCCACCATGGATTCTGTGGTGA
- the LOC113823354 gene encoding PRADC1-like protein isoform X2 — protein sequence MSASGRRCSHVLKSVRLVLADPLECCSLPYNAMDLQGAVALVSRGDCSFVSKAVKAEQSGAIAVIVMDNNADNDELYIEMVDDNTNREPAIPAAFLLGRSGFMITKTLRDMHMEAAVINIPVNLTSVPFHKLNQPPWILW from the exons ATGAGTGCGTCCGGCAGGAGATGT AGTCATGTACTTAAGAGCGTAAGACTTGTGTTAGCAGATCCACTAGAATGCTGTTCGTTACCCTATAATGCAATGGATCTGCAAGGGGCAGTTGCACTGGTATCGAGAGG AGATTGTTCCTTTGTCAGCAAGGCTGTAAAGGCAGAGCAGTCAGGGGCTATTGCAGTCATTGTTATGgacaacaatgctgataatgatgaactATATATTGAGATGGTGGATGACAACACCAACAGGGAACCTGCAATTCCAGCAGCATTCTTGCTTGGTAGAAGTGG ATTCATGATAACGAAGACTTTACGTGATATGCACATGGAAGCAGCTGTAATCAACATTCCTGTTAACCTTACATCGGTACCGTTCCATAAATTAAATCAGCCACCATGGATTCTGTGGTGA